The proteins below come from a single Ancylothrix sp. D3o genomic window:
- the proB gene encoding glutamate 5-kinase, with protein sequence MTNQTIVIKIGTSTLTQPATGNLALSTIASLVETIISLKQQGYRVVLVSSGAVGVGCARLGMKTRPRSMALKQAVAAVGQGRLMRVYDDLFTTLGQPVAQVLLTRTDLVQRSRYLNAYNTFQELLRLGVVPVVNENDTVAVEELKFGDNDTLSAQVASLIEADWLFLLTDVDRLYSADPRSNPDAKPIPLVQSLDELEKLSVQTGGSGTAWGTGGMATKIEAARIATGAGVRTVITNGATPRNVEKILQGESIGTQFEPSLLADRARKRWIAHGLIPSGKLYLDEGAVRAISNQGKSLLAAGIKTVEGEFNTSDAVVLCDEAGREMARGLVNYTSEELQKIRGCRSQEIPVILGYAGAETVVHRDNLVLSN encoded by the coding sequence ATGACCAATCAAACAATCGTTATTAAAATAGGCACATCGACGCTTACCCAACCGGCCACCGGCAACTTAGCCCTTTCTACCATTGCCAGCCTTGTCGAAACGATCATCAGCTTAAAACAACAAGGCTATCGCGTGGTTTTAGTTTCCTCCGGCGCCGTTGGGGTGGGGTGTGCAAGACTGGGAATGAAAACCAGACCCCGCAGCATGGCCCTTAAACAAGCCGTCGCCGCCGTTGGACAGGGCCGGTTAATGCGTGTGTATGATGACTTATTTACAACATTAGGCCAGCCGGTAGCGCAAGTGCTGCTGACTCGGACAGACTTAGTACAACGCAGCCGTTATTTAAACGCCTATAACACTTTTCAAGAATTGCTGAGGTTGGGAGTGGTGCCGGTGGTTAATGAAAACGACACCGTAGCCGTAGAAGAATTAAAATTTGGCGATAACGACACTCTTTCAGCCCAGGTAGCCAGCTTGATCGAGGCCGATTGGCTATTTTTGCTCACGGATGTAGACCGGCTTTATTCTGCTGATCCGCGCAGCAACCCAGATGCTAAGCCTATTCCCCTCGTCCAAAGTTTAGATGAACTGGAAAAACTAAGCGTCCAAACCGGCGGAAGTGGTACAGCTTGGGGAACCGGGGGAATGGCCACCAAAATAGAAGCTGCTCGCATTGCCACCGGCGCCGGTGTGCGAACGGTGATTACAAACGGCGCAACACCGCGTAACGTCGAAAAAATCTTACAAGGAGAATCAATAGGCACTCAATTTGAGCCTTCTCTGTTGGCAGATCGCGCCCGCAAACGCTGGATCGCGCATGGTTTAATTCCCTCCGGCAAACTTTATCTGGATGAAGGGGCTGTGAGGGCGATTTCTAACCAGGGCAAATCTTTGCTGGCGGCGGGGATTAAAACAGTAGAAGGAGAATTTAATACCTCAGATGCGGTGGTGCTGTGCGATGAGGCCGGTCGGGAAATGGCGAGAGGGTTGGTGAACTATACCAGCGAGGAATTACAAAAAATTCGCGGCTGTCGTAGCCAAGAAATTCCTGTGATTTTGGGTTATGCCGGTGCCGAAACTGTTGTCCACCGGGATAATTTAGTGTTGAGTAATTAG